AATAGTTTTGTTATTTTTCGTAAGTGCTACGCTTATTGCAAACAAAGGAACAGAGTGAATGTAATTTGTTGTTCCATCGAGAGGGTCAATAATCCATGTGTATTCTTTTCCTTTAATATTGGTTGTTTTTTCTTCAACAATAAATCCAGAACCGGAAATAAGCTTGCTCAAAGCATCGACAAGACGTTGTTCTGAAGTTTTATCAACATAAGTAACAAAATCATTATAACCTTTAAGTTCTACATTTTCGGCTTTAATATTTGAAATTTCTTTTTTTAAGAATTTCCCGACATCTTTGATTATTTCCCGAGTTTCATTGCAAATTTTTTCTATATTCATTATTTGAATTTTTAAAGTTCAAAGTTAAAAAGTTTTTTTATTTTTACTCTTTATTTAATTTCTTAATGTTGTAACATAAAATGTTTACGCAAATGATAACTGCTATTATTATTGATGATGAAAAAAACGCCAGAGAATCTCTACTAATTAATTTAAATAATTATTGTCCTGAGATAAAAATAGTTGCTGAAGTTGGTAGTGTTAGTGAAGGTTTGGAAGCTATCAGAAAAAACAAACCCGACGTAGTTTTTCTTGATATAATGATGCCCGATGGAACCGGATTTGATTTAATAGAGCAGTTTATTGCAGAAAAAGAAGGTGCCGAAGAAGTTAATTTCAAAATAATTTTTATTACAGCTCACAATCAATTTGCTATTAATGCAATTAGATTTAGTGCGTTGGATTATCTGCTAAAACCTGTTAATTCCGATGAATTAATAGCTGCCGTAAATAGAATACCTGTACAAAAAACTGACAGCAAAAATTTTGATGTACTGATAAATAATATTAAACAAATAAAACAATCAAACAAAAAAATAATACTGAATACTGCAAAAAATATTTTTATTTGTAATGTAAATGATACAATCCGATGCGAGTCGGACCAGAGCTATACGACAGTATTTCTGAAAAATGGAGAATCTGTACTTATTTCAAAAAGCATAAAAGAGTTTGAAGAAATGCTTAAGGACTTTGACTTTATTCGTGTTCATCGTTCTCATCTTGTCAATATCAATCATATTAATAAAATTAATAAAAGTGAAGGCACTTATTATTTAGTGAGTGATAAAATTAATATTCCTATTGCATCAGCCAGAAAAGATGAAATACTGAAAATTATTGCCTCTTTATAATAAACAATAGATATTATATAAGTTAACTTATTTACAAATAAATTTATGAAATATTGTAACAAAACCGAAGTTGGAAATTGGAAGATGGAGGTCAGAAAAATCGCAAATTTCAAACATCTAACATCTAACATTCTTGGTGTTGCTAACGGAGGGGATATTAATAACTTCGTCAGTTTCAACCGTGATTAATTTTATTTATTGTTTTACACTTTCAAGTTGTTGCGAACCCCAGTTGATAGCAACACCATGTTAGGCAGTGTACTATTTATTTTGAAATACTATGTTTTTCTTAGGATTCCTTCTATTATCAAATAAGCTAATAATATATACTTTGCTGTTTTCAAATTTATAATAAATACTTGTCTGCTTACTAAAGACACATTTTCTGACATTTTTCCTTTTATTCGTCAAGCTAAAAGTTGTGGATTTCGAGAAATTAAATCAAGTGTCTTATCAAACTTTTGAAAAAATATTCTCAATTCTTTTCAGTCCAATTTGTTTCAAAGTAATCAATTATTATTTTAAGATTACTTTCTGCTTCATCTGACCATAAAACATTATAACCACTTTTCATAATTTTTTTTAACTTTGGAATGAG
The Bacteroidales bacterium DNA segment above includes these coding regions:
- a CDS encoding LytTR family DNA-binding domain-containing protein, whose amino-acid sequence is MITAIIIDDEKNARESLLINLNNYCPEIKIVAEVGSVSEGLEAIRKNKPDVVFLDIMMPDGTGFDLIEQFIAEKEGAEEVNFKIIFITAHNQFAINAIRFSALDYLLKPVNSDELIAAVNRIPVQKTDSKNFDVLINNIKQIKQSNKKIILNTAKNIFICNVNDTIRCESDQSYTTVFLKNGESVLISKSIKEFEEMLKDFDFIRVHRSHLVNINHINKINKSEGTYYLVSDKINIPIASARKDEILKIIASL